One genomic window of Erinaceus europaeus chromosome 7, mEriEur2.1, whole genome shotgun sequence includes the following:
- the TSPAN31 gene encoding tetraspanin-31 isoform X2 — translation MVCGGFACSKNALCALNVVYMLVGLLLIGVAAWGTGLGLVSSIRIIGGVIAVGVFLLLIAVVGLVGAVNHHQVLLFFYMIILGLVFIFQFGISCSCLAINQNTQTDVINASWRVMSNKTQHELERSFDCCGLFNLTTLHQQDYAFCAASCRKWKTCQLCGEKFLKHSDEALKILGGVGLFFSFTEILGVWLAMRFRNQKDPRANPSAFL, via the exons ATGGTTTGTGGCGGCTTTGCCTGTTCCAAGAATGCGCTGTGTGCTCTCAACGTGGTCTACATG CTGGTGGGCTTATTGCTCATTGGAGTAGCTGCCTGGGGTACAGGCTTGGGCTTGGTGTCCAGCATCCGAATCATCGGAGGAGTCATTGCCGTAGGAGTTTTCCTTCTCCTCATCGCAGTGGTTGGACTGGTGGGTGCTGTCAACCACCACCAAGTACTGCTGTTCTTT TACATGATCATCCTCGGTTTGGTCTTTATTTTCCAGTTTGGCATCTCTTGCTCATGTCTGGCTATTAACCAGAACACACAG ACAGATGTCATCAATGCTTCTTGGCGGGTTATGAGCAACAAAACCCAGCATGAACTGGAAAGAAGTTTTGATTGTTGTGGCTTGTTCAACCTCACAACCCTGCATCAACAAGATTATGCTTTCTGTGCTGCA AGCTGCAGAAAGTGGAAAACGTGCCAGTTGTGTGGAGAGAAATTTCTGAAGCATTCAGATGAAGCCCTGAAAATCCTGGGAGGTGTCGGACTCTTCTTTAGCTTTACAGAG ATCCTTGGTGTTTGGCTAGCAATGAGATTCCGGAACCAGAAGGATCCTCGTGCCAACCCCAGTGCCTTTCTATGA
- the TSPAN31 gene encoding tetraspanin-31 isoform X1, giving the protein MVCGGFACSKNALCALNVVYMLVGLLLIGVAAWGTGLGLVSSIRIIGGVIAVGVFLLLIAVVGLVGAVNHHQVLLFFYMIILGLVFIFQFGISCSCLAINQNTQLLSDCCFLWDVWLSFHEDDLGDPETDVINASWRVMSNKTQHELERSFDCCGLFNLTTLHQQDYAFCAASCRKWKTCQLCGEKFLKHSDEALKILGGVGLFFSFTEILGVWLAMRFRNQKDPRANPSAFL; this is encoded by the exons ATGGTTTGTGGCGGCTTTGCCTGTTCCAAGAATGCGCTGTGTGCTCTCAACGTGGTCTACATG CTGGTGGGCTTATTGCTCATTGGAGTAGCTGCCTGGGGTACAGGCTTGGGCTTGGTGTCCAGCATCCGAATCATCGGAGGAGTCATTGCCGTAGGAGTTTTCCTTCTCCTCATCGCAGTGGTTGGACTGGTGGGTGCTGTCAACCACCACCAAGTACTGCTGTTCTTT TACATGATCATCCTCGGTTTGGTCTTTATTTTCCAGTTTGGCATCTCTTGCTCATGTCTGGCTATTAACCAGAACACACAG CTCCTTTCAGACTGTTGCTTCCTCTGGGATGTCTGGCTAAGTTTCCATGAAGATGATCTAGGAGACCCTGAG ACAGATGTCATCAATGCTTCTTGGCGGGTTATGAGCAACAAAACCCAGCATGAACTGGAAAGAAGTTTTGATTGTTGTGGCTTGTTCAACCTCACAACCCTGCATCAACAAGATTATGCTTTCTGTGCTGCA AGCTGCAGAAAGTGGAAAACGTGCCAGTTGTGTGGAGAGAAATTTCTGAAGCATTCAGATGAAGCCCTGAAAATCCTGGGAGGTGTCGGACTCTTCTTTAGCTTTACAGAG ATCCTTGGTGTTTGGCTAGCAATGAGATTCCGGAACCAGAAGGATCCTCGTGCCAACCCCAGTGCCTTTCTATGA
- the TSPAN31 gene encoding tetraspanin-31 isoform X3, with amino-acid sequence MVCGGFACSKNALCALNVVYMTDVINASWRVMSNKTQHELERSFDCCGLFNLTTLHQQDYAFCAASCRKWKTCQLCGEKFLKHSDEALKILGGVGLFFSFTEILGVWLAMRFRNQKDPRANPSAFL; translated from the exons ATGGTTTGTGGCGGCTTTGCCTGTTCCAAGAATGCGCTGTGTGCTCTCAACGTGGTCTACATG ACAGATGTCATCAATGCTTCTTGGCGGGTTATGAGCAACAAAACCCAGCATGAACTGGAAAGAAGTTTTGATTGTTGTGGCTTGTTCAACCTCACAACCCTGCATCAACAAGATTATGCTTTCTGTGCTGCA AGCTGCAGAAAGTGGAAAACGTGCCAGTTGTGTGGAGAGAAATTTCTGAAGCATTCAGATGAAGCCCTGAAAATCCTGGGAGGTGTCGGACTCTTCTTTAGCTTTACAGAG ATCCTTGGTGTTTGGCTAGCAATGAGATTCCGGAACCAGAAGGATCCTCGTGCCAACCCCAGTGCCTTTCTATGA